The following are encoded together in the Bos indicus isolate NIAB-ARS_2022 breed Sahiwal x Tharparkar chromosome 29, NIAB-ARS_B.indTharparkar_mat_pri_1.0, whole genome shotgun sequence genome:
- the PTPRCAP gene encoding protein tyrosine phosphatase receptor type C-associated protein yields MDLPCALGLWTLLALPGALGSSSSDSGSSSSVTVVLLLLLLLLLVAGLALAWRRLSRDSGGYYHPARLGAALWGRTRRLLWASPPGRWLRAELGSPDEDPEQQEDEQDVEDDYDLLSGQEERRSQEEERRGEGPSPPQATEPAGAVHNDDTEGSLGLSCQGPAGSGGSAEALLSDLHAFAGSAAWDDSSRAASGQGLHVTAL; encoded by the exons ATG GATCTGCCCTGTGCCCTAGGGCTCTGGACACTGCTGGCCCTGCCCGGGGCCCTGGGCTCCAGCAGCAGTGACAGTGGCTCCAGCTCCTCGGTCACTgttgtcctgctgctgcttctgctcctgctgctggttGCTGGCCTGGCGCTGGCCTGGCGCCGCCTTAGCCGGGACTCGGGGGGCTACTACCACCCGGCCCGCCTGGGAGCTGCGCTCTGGGGCCGCACTCGCCGCCTGCTCTGGGCCAGCCCACCAGGCCGCTGGCTCCGGGCCGAGCTGGGTTCACCAGATGAGGACCCAGAGCAGCAAGAGGACGAGCAGGACGTGGAAGACGACTATGATCTGctcagtggccaagaggagcgcAGATCCCAGGAAGAGGAGCGGCGGGGAGAGGGGCCCAGCCCGCCGCAGGCCACCGAGCCGGCCGGGGCAGTGCACAACGATGACACGGAGGGCAGCCTGGGCCTCAGCTGCCAGGGGCCTGCGGGCTCAGGGGGCAGCGCCGAGGCCCTGCTGAGTGACCTGCACGCCTTCGCTGGGAGCGCGGCCTGGGATGACAGCTCCCGGGCAGCCAGCGGCCAGGGCCTCCACGTCACCGCGCTGTAG
- the RPS6KB2 gene encoding ribosomal protein S6 kinase beta-2 isoform X2, translating to MAAVFDLDLETEEGSEGEGEPELSPADACPLAELRAAGLEPVGHYEEVELTESSVNPGPERIGPHCFELLRVLGKGNYGKVFQVRKVQGSNLGKIYAMKVLRKAKIVRNAKDTAHTRAERNILESVKHPFIVELAYAFQTGGKLYLILECLSGGELFTHLEREGIFLEDTACFYLSEITLALGHLHSQGIIYRDLKPENIMLSSQGHIKLTDFGLCKESIHEGAVTHTFCGTIEYMAPEILVRSGHNRAVDWWSLGALMYDMLTGSPPFTAENRKKTMDKIIRGKLELPPYLTPDARDLVKKFLKRNPNQRIGGGPGDAADVQRHPFFRHVNWDDLLARRVDPPFRPSLSEEDVSQFDSHFTKQTPVDSPDDTTLSESANQAFLGFTYVAPSVLDSIKEAFSFQPKLRSPRRLNSSPRTPVSPLKFSPFEGFRPSPGPQELVEPPLPPLLPPPPPPPPSSTAPLPIRPPSGTKKSKRGRGRPGR from the exons ATGGCGGCGGTGTTTGACCTGGACCTGGAGACAGAGGAAGGCAGCGAAGGCGAGGGCGAGCCAGAGCTCAGCCCCGCG GACGCGTGTCCCCTCGCGGAGTTGAGGGCGGCTGGCCTGGA GCCTGTGGGACACTATGAGGAGGTGGAGCTGACTGAGAGCAGTGTGAACCCGGGCCCCGAGCGCATCGGTCCCCACTGCTTTGAGCTGCTGCGTGTGCTGGGCAAGGGGAACTATGGCAAG GTGTTCCAGGTGCGAAAGGTACAGGGCAGCAATCTGGGCAAAATATATGCCATGAAAGTCCTGAGGAAG GCCAAAATTGTGCGCAACGCCAAGGACACGGCACACACGCGGGCCGAGCGGAACATTCTGGAGTCGGTGAAGCACCCCTTCATTGTGGAACTGGCCTATGCCTTCCAGACTGGCGGCAAACTGTACCTCATCCTCGAGTGCCTCAGCG GTGGTGAGCTTTTCACGCACCTGGAGCGAGAAGGCATCTTCCTAGAAGACACGGCCTG TTTCTACCTGTCGGAGATCACACTGGCCCTGGGCCATCTCCACTCCCAAGGCATCATCTACCGGGACCTCAAACCTGAAAACATCATGCTCAGCAGCCAGG GCCACATCAAACTGACGGACTTTGGCCTCTGCAAGGAGTCCATCCACGAGGGCGCCGTGACCCACACCTTCTGCGGCACCATCGAGTACAT GGCCCCTGAGATTCTGGTGCGCAGTGGCCACAACCGGGCGGTGGACTGGTGGAGCTTGGGGGCCCTGATGTACGACATGCTCACTGGATCG CCGCCCTTCACTGCAGAGAACCGGAAGAAAACCATGGACAAGATCATCAGAGGGAAGCTGGAGCTGCCCCCCTACCTCACCCCGGATGCCCGGGATCTTGTCAAAAAG TTCCTGAAGCGGAATCCTAACCAGCGGATTGGAGGGGGCCCCGGGGATGCTGCTGACGTGCAG AGGCACCCCTTCTTCCGGCACGTTAATTGGGATGACCTCCTGGCCCGCCGTGTGGACCCCCCTTTCCGGCCTTCCCTG TCGGAGGAGGACGTGAGCCAGTTTGACTCCCACTTCACGAAGCAGACGCCGGTGGACAGTCCAGACGACACGACGCTCAGTGAGAGTGCCAACCAGGCCTTCCTG GGCTTCACGTACGTGGCGCCCTCCGTCCTGGATAGCATCAAGGAGGCCTTCTCCTTCCAGCCCAAGCTGCGCTCGCCCAGGCGCCTCAACAGCAGCCCCCGGACCCCTGTCAG CCCCCTGAAGTTCTCGCCCTTCGAGGGGTTCCGGCCCAGCCCTGGCCCACAGGAGCTCGTGGAGCCCCCACTACCTCCTCTGCTGCCACCGCCGCCACCACCACCGCCCTCGAGCACTGCCCCTCTCCCCATCCGACCCCCCTCGGGGACCAAGAAGTCCAAGAGGGGCCGCGGGCGCCCTGGGCGCTAA
- the CORO1B gene encoding coronin-1B, producing MFRKVVRQSKFRHVFGQPVKNDQCYEDIRVSRVTWDSTFCAVNPKFLAVIVEASGGGAFLVLPLSKTGRIDKAYPTVCGHTGPVLDIDWCPHNDEVIASGSEDCTVMVWQIPENGLVSPLTEPVVVLEGHTKRVGIVTWHPTARNVLLSAGCDNMVLIWNVGTAEELYRLDSLHPDLIYNVSWNRNGSLFCTACKDKSVRVIDPRRGTLVAEREKAHEGARPMRAIFLADGKVFTTGFSRMSERQLALWDPENFGEPMALQELDSSNGALLPFYDPDTNVVYVCGKGDSSIRYFEITDEPPYIHFLNTFTSKEPQRGMGSMPKRGLEVSKCEIARFYKLHERKCEPIVMTVPRKSDLFQDDLYPDTAGPEAALEAEEWVSGRDASPILISLREAYVPSKQRDLKVNRRNVLSDSRPAAAPGTSRPGPSMPAASTNIAMPSGSLAGAGEAGKLDEVMQELQTLRALVREQGERIGRLEEQLSRIENGDA from the exons ATGTTTCGCAAAGTGGTCCGGCAGAGCAAATTCCGACATGTGTTTGGGCAGCCTGTCAAGAATGACCAGTGCTATGAGGACATCCGAGTGTCCCGTGTCACCTGGGACAGCACCTTCTGCGCCGTCAACCCCAAGTTCCTGGCAGTGATTGTGGAGGCCAGCGGGGGCGGTGCCTTCCTGGTGCTCCCCCTAAGCAAG ACCGGTCGCATTGACAAGGCCTACCCGACAGTGTGTGGACACACAGGACCTGTCCTGGACATCGACTGGTGCCCCCACAATGACGAAGTCATCGCCAGCGGCTCAGAGGATTGCACGGTCATG GTGTGGCAGATCCCGGAGAACGGGCTGGTTTCCCCGCTGACAGAGCCGGTGGTGGTGCTGGAGGGGCACACCAAGAGAGTGGGCATCGTCACCTGGCACCCAACTGCCCGCAACGTGCTGCTTAGCGCAG GCTGTGACAACATGGTGCTCATCTGGAACGTGGGCACGGCGGAGGAGCTGTACCGCCTGGACAGCCTGCACCCCGACCTCATCTACAACGTCAGCTGGAACCGCAACGGCAGCCTCTTCTGCACCGCGTGCAAGGACAAGAGCGTGCGCGTCATCGACCCCCgccgggggaccctggtggcg GAGCGGGAGAAGGCTCACGAGGGAGCCCGGCCCATGCGGGCCATCTTCCTGGCCGATGGCAAGGTGTTCACCACAGGCTTCAGCCGCATGAGCGAGCGGCAACTGGCGCTCTGGGATCCA GAAAACTTCGGGGAGCCCATGGCCCTGCAGGAGTTGGACTCTAGCAACGGAGCTCTGTTGCCCTTCTATGACCCTGATACCAACGTGGTCTACGTCTGTGGCAAG ggCGACTCCAGCATCCGGTACTTTGAGATCACAGACGAGCCCCCCTACATCCACTTCCTGAATACATTCACCAGCAAAGAGCCCCAGAGGGGCATGGGGAGCATGCCCAAGAGGGGTTTGGAGGTCAGCAAGTGTGAGATTGCCCG GTTCTACAAACTGCACGAGCGCAAGTGTGAGCCCATTGTCATGACTGTGCCAAGAAAG TCGGACCTCTTCCAGGATGATCTGTATCCCGACACGGCCGGGCCCGAGGCGGCCCTGGAGGCAGAGGAGTGGGTGAGCGGCCGGGACGCCAGCCCCATCCTCATCTCCCTGCGGGAGGCCTACGTGCCCAGCAAACAGCGGGACCTGAAGGTCAACCGGCGCAACGTGTTGTCGGACAGCCGGCCCGCCGCGGCCCCTGGTACCTCCCGCCCGGGGCCCTCCATGCCTGCGGCCTCCACCAACATCGCCATGCCCAGTGGCAGCCTCGCTGGAGCTGGG GAGGCCGGGAAGCTGGACGAGGTGATGCAGGAGCTGCAGACGCTGAGAGCGCTGGTCCGGGAGCAGGGCGAGCGCATTGGCCGCCTGGAGGAGCAGCTCAGCCGCATAGAGAATGGAGATGCCTAG
- the GPR152 gene encoding probable G-protein coupled receptor 152 has protein sequence MQQAPAWGCVDDWTSEQADTPAPSSQRPAPHRMDCRKTRHWGPQIDTAMEASLGAPGRWPRTELDDEDYPQGGWDTVFLVALLLLGLPANGLMAWLAGSQARQGAGTRLALLLLSLALSDFLFLAAAAFQIMEIQHGGHWPLGTAACRFYYFLWGVSYSSGLFLLATLSLDRCLLALCPRWYPGRRPARLPLWVCAGVWVLATLFSVPWLVFPEAAVWWYDLVICLDFWDSEELPLRMLEILGGFLPFLVLVVCHVLTQAAACRPCRRQPGAPACRGFARVAKTILSAYVVLRLPYQLAQLLYLAFLWDFYPGYLLWEALVYSDYLILLNSCLSPFLCLLASTDLRALLRAMLASFAAALCEERPGSFMPADPQTQVDSGDQTVPGPVAEAEPQVNPTAQPQVNPEAKQQANPAAQPQEDDEGPPQPDSGAQSQASPKAQPPGPTTSSAPSACEEASSTPAMDSTLEAPMNPATPAASEGEGPSGAPREEAPGAGPT, from the exons ATGCAGCAGGCCCCGGCGTGGGGCTGTGTGGACGACTGGACCTCTGAGCAGGCAGACACCCCTGCTCCTTCCAGCCAGCGGCCTGCACCTCACAG GATGGATTGCAGGAAGACTAG ACACTGGGGACCCCAGATAGACACTGCTATGGAAGCCAGCCTGGGCGCCCCCGGCCGCTGGCCCCGCACAGAGCTCGACGATGAGGACTACCCACAGGGTGGCTGGGACACGGTCTTCCTGGTGGCCCTGCTGCTCCTGGGGCTGCCAGCCAACGGGCTCATGGCGTGGCTGGCTGGCTCGCAGGCCCGGCAGGGCGCAGGCACGCGGCTCGCTCTGCTCCTGCTCAGCCTGGCTCTCTCTGACTTCCTGTTCCTGGCAGCAGCGGCCTTCCAGATCATGGAGATCCAGCATGGCGGGCACTGGCCACTGGGGACGGCCGCCTGCCGCTTCTACTATTTCCTCTGGGGGGTGTCCTATTCCTCTGGCCTCTTCCTGCTGGCCACCCTCAGCCTGGACCGCTGCCTGCTGGCGCTGTGCCCTCGCTGGTACCCTGGGCGCCGCCCAGCCCGCCTGCCCCTCTGGGTCTGTGCCGGGGTCTGGGTGCTGGCCACCCTCTTCAGTGTGCCCTGGCTGGTCTTCCCCGAGGCCGCCGTCTGGTGGTATGACCTGGTCATCTGCCTGGACTTCTGGGACAGCGAGGAGCTGCCGCTGCGGATGCTGGAGATCCTGGGgggcttccttcctttcctcgTGCTGGTCGTCTGCCACGTGCTCACCCAGGCTGCCGCCTGCCGGCCCTGCCGCCGCCAGCCTGGGGCCCCGGCCTGCCGCGGCTTCGCCCGTGTGGCCAAGACCATTCTGTCAGCCTACGTGGTCCTGCGGCTGCCCTACCAGCTGGCGCAGCTGCTGTACCTGGCCTTCCTGTGGGACTTCTACCCCGGCTACCTGCTCTGGGAGGCCCTGGTCTACTCTGACTACCTGATCCTGCTCAACAGCTGTCTCAGtcccttcctctgcctcctggcCAGCACCGACCTCCGGGCCCTGCTGCGTGCCATGCTCGCCTCCTTTGCAGCCGCTCTCTGTGAGGAGAGGCCGGGCAGCTTCATGCCAGCTGACCCACAGACCCAGGTGGACTCTGGGGATCAGACGGTACCAGGGCCAGTGGCTGAGGCCGAGCCACAGGTGAACCCCACGGCCCAGCCACAAGTAAACCCCGAGGCCAAGCAACAGGCGAACCCCGCGGCCCAGCCACAGGAGGACGACGAGGGCCCACCCCAGCCGGATTCTGGGGCCCAGTCACAGGCAAGCCCCAAGGCCCAGCCTCCCGGGCCCACTACCAGCTCAGCCCCCAGTGCCTGTGAGGAAGCTTCCTCTACCCCAGCCATGGATTCCACCCTAGAGGCCCCCATGAACCCAGCCACGCCTGCTGCCTCTGAGGGAGAAGGCCCCAGCGGCGCTCCCCGAGAAGAGGCCCCAGGCGCAGGCCCCACATGA
- the RPS6KB2 gene encoding ribosomal protein S6 kinase beta-2 isoform X1, with protein sequence MAAVFDLDLETEEGSEGEGEPELSPADACPLAELRAAGLEPVGHYEEVELTESSVNPGPERIGPHCFELLRVLGKGNYGKVFQVRKVQGSNLGKIYAMKVLRKAKIVRNAKDTAHTRAERNILESVKHPFIVELAYAFQTGGKLYLILECLSGGELFTHLEREGIFLEDTACFYLSEITLALGHLHSQGIIYRDLKPENIMLSSQGHIKLTDFGLCKESIHEGAVTHTFCGTIEYMAPEILVRSGHNRAVDWWSLGALMYDMLTGSPPFTAENRKKTMDKIIRGKLELPPYLTPDARDLVKKFLKRNPNQRIGGGPGDAADVQRHPFFRHVNWDDLLARRVDPPFRPSLQSEEDVSQFDSHFTKQTPVDSPDDTTLSESANQAFLGFTYVAPSVLDSIKEAFSFQPKLRSPRRLNSSPRTPVSPLKFSPFEGFRPSPGPQELVEPPLPPLLPPPPPPPPSSTAPLPIRPPSGTKKSKRGRGRPGR encoded by the exons ATGGCGGCGGTGTTTGACCTGGACCTGGAGACAGAGGAAGGCAGCGAAGGCGAGGGCGAGCCAGAGCTCAGCCCCGCG GACGCGTGTCCCCTCGCGGAGTTGAGGGCGGCTGGCCTGGA GCCTGTGGGACACTATGAGGAGGTGGAGCTGACTGAGAGCAGTGTGAACCCGGGCCCCGAGCGCATCGGTCCCCACTGCTTTGAGCTGCTGCGTGTGCTGGGCAAGGGGAACTATGGCAAG GTGTTCCAGGTGCGAAAGGTACAGGGCAGCAATCTGGGCAAAATATATGCCATGAAAGTCCTGAGGAAG GCCAAAATTGTGCGCAACGCCAAGGACACGGCACACACGCGGGCCGAGCGGAACATTCTGGAGTCGGTGAAGCACCCCTTCATTGTGGAACTGGCCTATGCCTTCCAGACTGGCGGCAAACTGTACCTCATCCTCGAGTGCCTCAGCG GTGGTGAGCTTTTCACGCACCTGGAGCGAGAAGGCATCTTCCTAGAAGACACGGCCTG TTTCTACCTGTCGGAGATCACACTGGCCCTGGGCCATCTCCACTCCCAAGGCATCATCTACCGGGACCTCAAACCTGAAAACATCATGCTCAGCAGCCAGG GCCACATCAAACTGACGGACTTTGGCCTCTGCAAGGAGTCCATCCACGAGGGCGCCGTGACCCACACCTTCTGCGGCACCATCGAGTACAT GGCCCCTGAGATTCTGGTGCGCAGTGGCCACAACCGGGCGGTGGACTGGTGGAGCTTGGGGGCCCTGATGTACGACATGCTCACTGGATCG CCGCCCTTCACTGCAGAGAACCGGAAGAAAACCATGGACAAGATCATCAGAGGGAAGCTGGAGCTGCCCCCCTACCTCACCCCGGATGCCCGGGATCTTGTCAAAAAG TTCCTGAAGCGGAATCCTAACCAGCGGATTGGAGGGGGCCCCGGGGATGCTGCTGACGTGCAG AGGCACCCCTTCTTCCGGCACGTTAATTGGGATGACCTCCTGGCCCGCCGTGTGGACCCCCCTTTCCGGCCTTCCCTG CAGTCGGAGGAGGACGTGAGCCAGTTTGACTCCCACTTCACGAAGCAGACGCCGGTGGACAGTCCAGACGACACGACGCTCAGTGAGAGTGCCAACCAGGCCTTCCTG GGCTTCACGTACGTGGCGCCCTCCGTCCTGGATAGCATCAAGGAGGCCTTCTCCTTCCAGCCCAAGCTGCGCTCGCCCAGGCGCCTCAACAGCAGCCCCCGGACCCCTGTCAG CCCCCTGAAGTTCTCGCCCTTCGAGGGGTTCCGGCCCAGCCCTGGCCCACAGGAGCTCGTGGAGCCCCCACTACCTCCTCTGCTGCCACCGCCGCCACCACCACCGCCCTCGAGCACTGCCCCTCTCCCCATCCGACCCCCCTCGGGGACCAAGAAGTCCAAGAGGGGCCGCGGGCGCCCTGGGCGCTAA
- the CABP4 gene encoding calcium-binding protein 4, producing the protein MAEEQGRGRHGPDPAPRPQKPPVEVLASSSGAEGPPLMRKRSSKREKGLRGSRKGPSSSGEQTPMQGPEAPGSSKNPSRTREGQEGPVPSASGLAPRRQSHRHRPGPQHDAAQRMYGPLLNRIFGKDRELGPEELDELQAAFEEFDTDHDGYIGYRDLGECMRTLGYMPTEMELIEVSQHVKMRMGGRVDFEEFVEMMGPKLREETAHMLGLRELRIAFREFDRDRDGRITVAELREAAPALLGEPLVGPELDEMLQEVDLNGDGTVDFNEFVMMLSRH; encoded by the exons ATGGCCGAAGAGCAGGGGAGGGGGCGGCATGGCCCAGACCCGGCCCCCAGACCACAGAAGCCCCCTGTGGAGGTCCTGGCTTCCAGTAGTGGTGCTGAGGGGCCCCCCTTGATGAGGAAGAGAAGCAGCAAGAGGGAGAAGGGGCTCCGAGGGTCCCGGAAGGGCCCCAGCAGCTCTGGGGAGCAGACCCCCATGCAGGGCCCCGAGGCCCCGGGGAGCAGCAAGAACCCCTCCAGGACCAGAGAAGGGCAGGAGGGGCCCGTCCCCTCGGCCTCTGGGCTGGCCCCTCGTCGCCAGTCCCACCGGCACCGTCCTGGCCCCCAGCACGATGCTGCTCAGAGGATGTACGGGCCCCTGCTCAACCGCATCTTTGGGAAG GACCGAGAGTTGGGCCCCGAGGAGCTGGATG AGCTTCAGGCCGCCTTCGAGGAGTTTGACACGGACCACGACGGTTATATCGGCTACCGGGACCTGGGCGAGTGCATGCGGACGCTGGGCTACATGCCCACCGAGATGGAGCTCATCGAGGTCTCCCAGCACGTCAAGATGCGGA TGGGTGGCCGCGTGGACTTTGAGGAGTTCGTGGAGATGATGGGCCCAAAGCTGAGGGAGGAGACGGCGCACATGCTGGGGCTGCGGGAGCTGCGAATTGCCTTCCGCGAG TTTGACAGGGACAGGGATGGGCGGATCACTGTGGCAGAGTTGCGGGAGGCAGCACCGGCTCTGCTGGGGGAGCCACTGGTGGGTCCTGAGCTGGACGAGATGCTCCAAGAAGTGGATCTCAATGGGGATGGCACCGTGGACTTTAACG AGTTCGTGATGATGCTGTCCCGCCACTAA